In Prunus dulcis chromosome 1, ALMONDv2, whole genome shotgun sequence, the following are encoded in one genomic region:
- the LOC117636920 gene encoding uncharacterized protein LOC117636920: MLDPFKEIARFRQYGLWERYADLYPDQDLIYTIGTSDYAKDWFFAQVTRKKDDDTYEGNTWQIKFHLDNVNQSGTFKLQISLATANIAELQIRINDPKADPPLFTTGVIGKDNTILRHGIHGFYWLYSIDIPATLLVEGNNTLFLTQPISNSPLAAFHGLMYDYIRLEGPPSSTSTRGVKPANMAPNTPLD; this comes from the exons ATGCTGGATCCTTTCAAAGAGATTGCAAG GTTTAGGCAGTATGGGTTATGGGAAAGATATGCAGATTTATATCCTGATCAAGACTTAATTTACACTATTGGCACCAGCGACTATGCTAAAGATTGGTTCTTCGCTCAGGTTACCAG GAAGAAAGATGATGACACATATGAAGGCAATACATGGCAGATCAAGTTTCACCTAGACAATGTCAATCAGAGTGGAACCTTCAAACTTCAAATCTCCCTCGCTACAGCGAATATCGCAGAACTACAG attcgGATAAATGACCCGAAAGCAGACCCTCCTCTGTTTACAACTGGAGTGATTGGAAAGGACAACACAATTCTAAGGCATGGAATTCATGGCTTCTACTGGCTGTATAGCATAGACATACCAGCCACATTGCTTGTGGAAGGAAACAATACACTGTTTCTAACACAACCAATTAGCAACAGCCCTTTGGCCGCTTTCCATGGACTCATGTATGACTATATTCGTTTAGAAGGTCCACCATCTTCTACTTCCACTAGAGGTGTCAAACCAGCAAATATGGCACCAAACACACCATTGGATTAG
- the LOC117615500 gene encoding cytochrome P450 CYP72A219-like: MASCVAVLIVVWVSIVIAWAWRVLNWVWLKPKKLERCLKEQGFTGNSYRLLFGDTKDSSMMLRQAQSKPMKLSTSHDIAPRVMPFVHQTVNTYGRNSFVWVGPIPKVNILNPEDLKEIFNKHENIQRTVANPIIDLLVQGLGSTVDEKWAKHRKIINPAFHLEKLKGMLPTFYHSCSEMINEWERLVSKEGSCELDVWPCLLNMSADVISRAAFGSSYQEGRKIFQLLQQQTKNYAAAIQSVHIPFLPTKHHKRMKEINKEIRVLLRGIINKREEAIKMGEASNHDLLGILLESNLKEIREHGNKRNTGMSVEDVIEECKLFYFAGQETTSTLLVWAIVLLSQNQNWQARAREEVLQAFGSNPPTFDALSQLKVVTMVLLEVLRLYPPGIELPRTLRRKTQLGRFSLPAGVDVSLHILLVHHNEELWGEDAHEFKPERFSDGVSKATKNQFAYFPFGAGPRICIGQNFAMLEAKLALSLILQHFTFELSPSYAHAPALLTILQPQYGAHIILSKR, translated from the exons ATGGCCAGTTGCGTTGCAGTACTAATTGTTGTTTGGGTGAGCATAGTGATTGCATGGGCATGGAGGGTGCTGAATTGGGTGTGGTTGAAGCCAAAAAAACTAGAAAGATGCTTGAAGGAGCAAGGCTTTACAGGCAATTCTTACAGGCTTTTGTTTGGAGACACCAAGGATAGCTCAATGATGCTGCGACAAGCACAATCCAAACCCATGAAACTTTCCACCTCCCATGATATAGCGCCACGGGTCATGCCATTTGTCCATCAAACTGTGAACACTTACG gTAGGAATTCTTTTGTCTGGGTGGGCCCCATACCGAAGGTGAACATCTTGAATCCAGAAGATTTGAAAGAAATATTCAACAAACATGAAAACATTCAGAGGACAGTAGCAAACCCTATTATCGACTTGCTAGTACAGGGCCTTGGATCCACTGTAGATGAGAAATGGGCTAAACACAGGAAGATTATCAACCCAGCATTCCATTTAGAGAAGCTAAAG GGTATGTTACCAACATTTTACCACAGCTGTAGCGAGATGATTAACGAGTGGGAGAGGTTGGTGTCCAAAGAAGGTTCATGTGAGTTGGATGTGTGGCCATGTCTTCTAAATATGTCGGCCGATGTGATTTCTCGGGCTGCATTTGGAAGTAGCTATCAAGagggaagaaaaatatttcagCTACtacaacaacaaacaaaaaattatgcaGCAGCGATCCAAAGTGTTCACATTCCGTTTCTACCAACCAAGCATCACAAGAGGATGAAGGAaatcaataaagaaataaGAGTGTTGCTCAGGggtattataaataaaagagaagaggCAATTAAGATGGGTGAAGCCAGTAATCATGACTTGTTAGGTATACTTTTGGAGTCCAACTTGAAGGAAATTCGAGAACATGGGAACAAGAGAAACACTGGAATGAGTGTTGAAGATGTAATTGAGGAGTGTAAGTTGTTTTACTTCGCTGGCCAAGAGACCACTTCTACGCTGCTTGTTTGGGCAATTGTTTTGCTAAGTCAAAACCAAAATTGGCAAGCTCGTGCAAGAGAAGAGGTCTTGCAAGCCTTTGGAAGCAACCCACCAACCTTTGATGCCCTAAGCCAACTAAAAGTT GTGACCATGGTTTTACTTGAAGTTCTTCGATTATACCCGCCAGGTATTGAGCTTCCACGAACCCTTCGAAGGAAAACACAGCTTGGAAGGTTTTCATTACCGGCTGGAGTCGATGTCTCCTTACACATACTGCTTGTTCACCATAACGAAGAATTGTGGGGTGAGGATGCACATGAGTTCAAGCCAGAGAGGTTTTCAGATGGAGTTTCAAAGGCAACAAAGAACCAATTTGCATACTTTCCTTTTGGAGCCGGTCCAAGGATTTGCATTGGACAAAACTTTGCTATGCTGGAAGCAAAATTGGCCTTGTCATTGATTCTGCAACACTTTACCTTTGAACTCTCTCCCTCCTATGCTCATGCTCCTGCGTTACTAACCATCCTTCAACCTCAATATGGTGCTCATATCATTTTAAGTAAACGTTGA